The following are from one region of the Falco biarmicus isolate bFalBia1 chromosome 1, bFalBia1.pri, whole genome shotgun sequence genome:
- the RNF185 gene encoding E3 ubiquitin-protein ligase RNF185 has translation MASKGPTTSTSTKNSNTGGTSGSSSSNGAGDNTNQDNTFECNICLDTAKDAVISLCGHLFCWPCLHQWLETRPNRQVCPVCKAGISRDKVIPLYGRGSTGQQDPREKTPPRPQGQRPEPENRGGFQGFGFGDGGFQMSFGIGAFPFGIFATAFNINDGRPPPAVPGTPQYVDEQFLSRLFLFVALVIMFWLLIA, from the exons ATGGCAAGCAAAGGACCCACGACTTCTACATCAACAAAGAACTCCAATACTGGAGGGACCAGTGGCAGCAGTAGCAGTAATGGTGCTGGGGACAATACTAATCAAGACAACACTTTTGAATGTAACATCTGTTTAGACACTGCTAAGGATGCAGTTATCAGCTTGTGCGGACATCTCTTCTG TTGGCCTTGTTTACACCAG tGGCTAGAGACCAGGCCAAACAGACAAGTGTGTCCTGTCTGCAAAGCAGGAATCAGTCGAGATAAAGTTATTCCTCTGTATGGAAGAGGTAGCACTGGGCAGCAGGACCCCAG AGAGAAAACTCCACCACGACCCCAAGGACAGAGACCTGAACCAGAGAACAGAGGG GGATTCCAGGGCTTTGGGTTTGGCGATGGTGGCTTCCAAATGTCATTTGGAATTGGGGCGTTTCCCTTTGGTATATTTGCAACAGCATTCAACATAAACGATGGGCGACCTCCTCCAG ctgttccAGGGACTCCTCAGTATGTGGATGAGCAGTTCCTATCCCGCCTCTTCCTGTTCGTGGCTCTGGTGATAATGTTCTGGCTGTTGATCGCATAA